From the Exiguobacterium aurantiacum genome, one window contains:
- a CDS encoding DUF1499 domain-containing protein: MATKPLKPLSGSPNAVSTETAIEALRMDPLSYGRDRTESMETIKMVMGQLPRTELVEETDDTFHYVVSSKVMRFKDDVEFRFDDETRQIEFRSASRLGHYDFGVNRKRMQDVSERYRRLMR, translated from the coding sequence GTGGCAACGAAACCGTTGAAACCATTGTCAGGAAGTCCGAACGCTGTCTCGACCGAAACAGCAATCGAAGCGCTACGCATGGATCCGCTCTCGTACGGGCGTGACCGCACTGAGAGCATGGAGACCATCAAGATGGTGATGGGGCAACTGCCTCGGACCGAACTCGTCGAGGAGACGGATGACACGTTTCATTACGTCGTATCGTCGAAAGTGATGCGATTTAAAGATGACGTCGAATTCCGATTCGACGATGAGACGAGACAAATCGAATTCCGCTCGGCGTCACGACTCGGTCATTATGACTTCGGCGTGAACCGGAAGCGGATGCAAGACGTGAGTGAACGATATCGGAGGTTGATGAGATGA